AAGGACCACCCATTGGAAGCGATAATAAAAAAACACTACACCTTGCTTGCCAGAGTTTTTCTGGCAGTTGCTCTTACCACGATGACGGTTCTGGGGTTAATGCCCCCGGAGCACATTCCCCTGTCAGACTGGAACGATAAGTTACAGCATATAATAGCTTTTGTAATACTGGCATTTCTTATTGACGCCAGCTGGCCCGAAACAGAACTGAACTGGAAGAAAGCTCTGGCACTGCTTGGTTATGGCCTGCTTCTGGAAGTGTTGCAGGGGTTTACGGATTATCGCGAGTTATCCGGGCTTGACCTGCTCGCCGATGCGGCAGGCATCGGGCTCTATGCGGTGACAAGCCCCCTGTTCAGAAAAATACCTGTGATTAACTGGCGATGGAATCGATGCTTCAGTCAGAACTGAGTATCAAGCCACTCCCCCGGAGCAAGCTCCGGGGTATACCATTGATGACTACCGGGTGTTTAGGAAGGGCATAGCTGCAAGGCTACACTCTATTCCCAATATTCTTGGCTCTTCAGCCTCAAAAGTCTGCATTGTAATAGTACGAATCTTCACCGATTTTGAGTTTTTCGTATTTGTAAAAGTCCTCAAGACAATAGTCTAAATAATAATGGTATTTAATAAAGCTCGAACCTTCACGGATACTCCGTTGTTTGTGTCTGCGAAATTTATCATGACATACATATAAGTAATGATTGTATTTATCGTGACCGAAAAAATTTTCCATGAGCGAGTGATGGAGGGGGCCTAGATAACCCCCATCTATTAATTCGTAAGATGGAGTAGAAGGTTCATCCTCTACCATAAAATCAGAGTTTTTGCACTTTAAGACCCCATTATCGCTAGTAATCAGGTTGCATTTTGCCGGGTTGACCATCAGGTTAACCTGTATATTTCCATCTCTATTTTCACAACCTGTACTCAACAAATTGATTTCATTATAAAATTTAATATTCTTACAATCGTAGTAGAAGGAGTTTCCTGCTTTTATATTTCTGACTGGGCTTGACTTTCCTGTTAATTCTTGAACAGGTGTAAATGATAAAATACTGTCGGTTAGCAACAGATACTCTTCTATATCAGATTGCTCATTTCCATCATTCGGTACATGAATATAAGGGTATATAAGCTGTTGGTATCTGCTGGAAACCTCATTTCTCAATTCCATGGGATGCTGCCACCAGTACTGACCTATAACCTTTAATATTTCAGGGGAAGGGTTAGTTTCAATATCATTCGGAAACAGGTCCTGAATATTACGATAAAACCGTAGCAGAACTTTGGCTTCCTGAGCTAAACGTAGCTTTTCACAGGAGTCTGAATCAGAAAAATCACTCCTGAGACAAAGACTCATAATACCTGCAAGGAAAGCATACCGTTCAGAGGAATCACCCCTGAAATAAGAGTAAATAGTGTCTGGAAGGAAAACATCCAGTAGTGGATAATTAAACCTTAGCCTTTGTAAGGTCGCCATAATTTCAGAATATTTTCTATGCCCCAAGGCCGGGTGATGAATAAAAGCATCATTCTGGCGATCCGCCTTTACCCCTTCGAATAAATAACTGCATGATAATACATCATTATCACAGACCCAGGTGTTGATATTGAAGTCCTTCTCCCTATTGGGCAAAATACCAATACTCCGTTTCCAGTCCTGCTGGGAAAAGTCCAGCCTTTTGCCTCCTTCCCACTCAAGAGTTTCTCCATTGTAAATAATCTTTAAACCTTCCTGTTCATGAAGGCTTTCTAACTGTGGCTTAAAACCGATTCGTGGATGATCCGAAATGGACCATAACCGGCTGATTAACTCTCTCCCGACCTCATCATTTTTCACCATGATGATGCCTGTATTAAAAGGTGTCACAGACTCAACACCATCACGAGCCAGCAATAGCGACTTGCCCTTGCCGTACTCTTCAACGGCTCGATCCAGCATAGACTGAGTGGATCTGAAGTCATTCACCACAACATCACTATCCAGCCAGACCACCCACTGCCCCTCTGGTATTTTTTCATGTTCAAGTATGTCTTTGAGAACAGCCACTTTGACCCAGTACTTTTGCTTATTACCGAGGGCATTAAATACCCGCCACCATGACAAATTTTTCTTTCCATATATGAAACTGGCTTGTTTATCTAACGTGTAAAAGTGGTACTCCACTTGTCGGCTAACCGCCCATGAAAGATGATTCATCTGTACTGGCTGGCTAAAATCCTTTATATCACCTCCAGAAACCACTTTATGAACATGCTTCAATCTGGGTAGCTTCTCCGAGTCGAGAAAGTAAAGCTTTGGAACAACCCCTTTTCCATTGGTTCCCAGCGGTGCAGATTTTTCTGCCAGGAAAGAAGCGCCTGACGCAATATCTTTTTTTAATGCATCATCAACCAGCCAGTTTTTTGTTGCCAGAGTCTTCCCGGGTATAAATTCTACCAATCTTTCATTTTTAAATACGCTTTGCTCCACTTTATTAAGCCGATTTATTGAGAACCCGGTCAGTTCCCAATCATCCGCGGAGTAGTTTGAATACCTGAGGACTTTGTCACTTACTGCTGCCTGGTATACCGGAACAGATGAATTGCTCTGCACCTCACTTGCTCCTCCCTCCCTCACAGAGTCAAAACTAAAGTCTGGTTCAACTAATGAAGGGTAAATCCAGAAGGCTTTAATGTCACCACCAAAATAGCGTAACAAGTGATGGTCAATTTCTTCATGGAGAGGGTTTAGTTTTTCCAGAATCTTTGGAATAGAAGTATGTCGTATAACCCAGGCATAGGTACCACTGTGGCAATCCGTTGAGGCGTCTTCTGTACTATAGGCGGTGGTATACAGGGTCTCAGTCACCCTATCTCTCAGACAGCGGTTATCCCAGGCGCCCAGAAACAAAATATCCCAGTTATCGGGGAGAGAACGGTAACTCTCTTCATATAGACGCCAAAAATCTGAACCCACCGGAATACGAACGTCATCTTCAAAAATCATAACGTCCTCAGAACTATGAAGTGCCCTGCTGGCCCTCTCCAGTATCTTTTTATGGGACAAAGCGCAGGCTGCGGTTCTGGCAGAAAGAGGGTATGAGTGAAGTGCCTGAGAGCCTGTTGTCCGACGGTTATGATGTAACCAGTGGTATTTTGGCGTTGGGGTCCAACGAGTATCAACAAGACCCTGCTCCAGCATCATCGGAACAGACATAACATCACCGTCCAGAGCAGAGAATCGGGTATAGCGAATACTTGCGGCATCAAGCACTTTTACCATAGATGCCATTCTATCTGCGCTTTTATCCAGATTTAAAACGTAGACTCGTGGCTTTTTAAAGAGGGGGCTATTGGCTGAATCCAGACCATAAGTAACAACTGGCAATAGTATCAACAGAAAAGCAGCGCTCTTCAGTCGAGAATAAAAAAACATGGACATTTTCTGGCATCCTTATCTGCTGTATTCTTAATTCACAGTTATACCGACCTGCTTCAAGCAAATTATTATCTTCGAAGGTAGCGAAATTCATATTTTTTCTCTTATGCTTTTTGGTTACACGCTACGGATTCCGCTTTCACTAATTAGCCATCTCCAGCAGTTAGCTAGTACATCCATCCTTCAAAAAGCTCCGGGGTCGGATGAACGGATCGATATAGTCTTTAACGCTTGGCCGCACAAGTATTGTCCATAATCACGAAAAGTCAATCAGCCACTACTTTTTCTGGAAGATCAGAAAACAGTAAGAACGAACTCAGGTTTCATGCACTTGGCTTTACAGACAGCAACAGGCTTCTGCATATCACTTTTACCCTGAAAAACAACAACACCTTGATTGAAGTCAGGGTGGCTCTTAGGGGAGCAGCATTCAATAACTTACCGGGCTTTT
Above is a genomic segment from Endozoicomonas euniceicola containing:
- a CDS encoding VanZ family protein — translated: MEAIIKKHYTLLARVFLAVALTTMTVLGLMPPEHIPLSDWNDKLQHIIAFVILAFLIDASWPETELNWKKALALLGYGLLLEVLQGFTDYRELSGLDLLADAAGIGLYAVTSPLFRKIPVINWRWNRCFSQN
- a CDS encoding glycosyltransferase family 25 protein, translating into MSMFFYSRLKSAAFLLILLPVVTYGLDSANSPLFKKPRVYVLNLDKSADRMASMVKVLDAASIRYTRFSALDGDVMSVPMMLEQGLVDTRWTPTPKYHWLHHNRRTTGSQALHSYPLSARTAACALSHKKILERASRALHSSEDVMIFEDDVRIPVGSDFWRLYEESYRSLPDNWDILFLGAWDNRCLRDRVTETLYTTAYSTEDASTDCHSGTYAWVIRHTSIPKILEKLNPLHEEIDHHLLRYFGGDIKAFWIYPSLVEPDFSFDSVREGGASEVQSNSSVPVYQAAVSDKVLRYSNYSADDWELTGFSINRLNKVEQSVFKNERLVEFIPGKTLATKNWLVDDALKKDIASGASFLAEKSAPLGTNGKGVVPKLYFLDSEKLPRLKHVHKVVSGGDIKDFSQPVQMNHLSWAVSRQVEYHFYTLDKQASFIYGKKNLSWWRVFNALGNKQKYWVKVAVLKDILEHEKIPEGQWVVWLDSDVVVNDFRSTQSMLDRAVEEYGKGKSLLLARDGVESVTPFNTGIIMVKNDEVGRELISRLWSISDHPRIGFKPQLESLHEQEGLKIIYNGETLEWEGGKRLDFSQQDWKRSIGILPNREKDFNINTWVCDNDVLSCSYLFEGVKADRQNDAFIHHPALGHRKYSEIMATLQRLRFNYPLLDVFLPDTIYSYFRGDSSERYAFLAGIMSLCLRSDFSDSDSCEKLRLAQEAKVLLRFYRNIQDLFPNDIETNPSPEILKVIGQYWWQHPMELRNEVSSRYQQLIYPYIHVPNDGNEQSDIEEYLLLTDSILSFTPVQELTGKSSPVRNIKAGNSFYYDCKNIKFYNEINLLSTGCENRDGNIQVNLMVNPAKCNLITSDNGVLKCKNSDFMVEDEPSTPSYELIDGGYLGPLHHSLMENFFGHDKYNHYLYVCHDKFRRHKQRSIREGSSFIKYHYYLDYCLEDFYKYEKLKIGEDSYYYNADF